From one Pontibacillus sp. HMF3514 genomic stretch:
- a CDS encoding Mur ligase family protein — MGFSTDWLADILPDYQGAVDFGIEIMEVHHNPSHSMKKALYIPVDKSEAHADLLKEAISNGAIAAIWDKETPAPAFLPTDFPLFFVDHLQASLNEVTEAYLEKVSPCTVLVTGDEGVDMTQKYVSTVLSQQYEVYEANFTESSEVDLCLQLLQMPAETEVLVLGVALGGVDDLQHLVEFVKLDFGVISHVSSNGHSEDLIQKSVEIFAGLKENGYVLLDGDESLFSPLFSKENVITCGFKEENKEVIIDSKEDNFMVNECVYNHQNVDKSFLKYLGFAVVIGEKIGLEQASIQLGLINTHYNQTHLSTPTIQK, encoded by the coding sequence ATGGGATTTTCGACTGATTGGCTAGCTGATATTCTCCCTGATTATCAAGGTGCAGTTGATTTTGGAATTGAGATTATGGAAGTTCATCATAACCCTTCCCATTCCATGAAAAAAGCGCTGTATATTCCCGTTGATAAGAGTGAAGCTCATGCAGACTTATTAAAAGAGGCTATATCAAATGGAGCTATTGCAGCTATTTGGGATAAGGAAACACCTGCTCCAGCTTTTTTGCCAACCGATTTTCCATTATTCTTTGTCGATCATTTACAAGCTTCCTTAAATGAAGTAACAGAGGCTTACTTGGAAAAAGTGAGTCCATGTACAGTTCTTGTTACTGGAGATGAAGGGGTAGATATGACTCAAAAATACGTGTCTACCGTTTTATCACAGCAATATGAAGTTTATGAAGCGAATTTTACAGAAAGCTCCGAGGTAGATCTTTGTCTTCAACTCTTACAAATGCCAGCTGAAACTGAAGTGCTTGTATTGGGAGTAGCACTTGGAGGTGTTGATGACCTCCAACACTTAGTGGAATTCGTCAAACTGGATTTTGGGGTTATTTCACATGTTTCTAGCAATGGACATTCAGAAGATTTAATACAAAAAAGTGTTGAAATCTTTGCTGGACTAAAAGAGAATGGTTATGTCCTTTTAGATGGAGATGAATCTTTATTTTCACCACTTTTTTCGAAAGAAAACGTGATCACTTGTGGTTTTAAAGAAGAAAATAAAGAGGTCATCATTGACTCTAAAGAAGATAACTTTATGGTAAATGAATGTGTTTATAATCATCAGAACGTGGACAAAAGCTTCTTGAAGTATTTAGGATTTGCTGTAGTCATCGGTGAAAAAATAGGTCTGGAGCAAGCATCTATACAATTGGGGTTAATAAATACCCATTACAATCAGACACATTTGTCCACTCCCACAATCCAAAAATAG
- the mraY gene encoding phospho-N-acetylmuramoyl-pentapeptide-transferase, protein MNAQVLLITMAIAFLITVLISPIFIPFLRRLKFGQEIRDEGPKSHQKKSGTPTMGGLMILVSVSITTLFVVAKFNPQAMSFEVFLMLFVMVGYGLLGFLDDFIKVAMKRNLGLTSKQKMLGQLFIAAVFYIILYRHDFPTHIGIPGTTMQFDLGWGYAILILFMLVGSSNAVNLTDGLDGLLAGTAAVAFGAFGILAFQGHPQFEIAVFSLAVVGALLGFLVFNAHPAKVFMGDTGSLALGGAIGAIAILTKLEILLIIIGGVFVLETLSVIIQVISFKTTGKRVFKMSPLHHHYELVGWSEWRVVTTFWLVAILFAALGIYIEVWL, encoded by the coding sequence ATGAATGCACAAGTACTATTAATCACTATGGCAATAGCATTTTTAATTACCGTCCTCATCTCACCGATCTTTATTCCTTTTTTACGTAGGTTAAAATTTGGTCAGGAAATTCGAGATGAAGGTCCAAAATCCCACCAGAAGAAATCAGGGACACCAACAATGGGTGGATTGATGATTCTGGTTTCTGTAAGTATTACAACCTTGTTCGTGGTTGCTAAATTTAATCCTCAAGCGATGAGCTTTGAAGTCTTCCTCATGCTTTTTGTAATGGTTGGTTACGGACTACTTGGCTTTTTAGATGATTTCATTAAAGTAGCCATGAAACGAAATCTTGGCTTAACTTCTAAGCAAAAAATGTTAGGTCAGCTCTTTATCGCAGCGGTCTTTTATATAATTTTATATCGTCATGATTTCCCGACACATATCGGAATACCAGGTACTACCATGCAGTTTGATTTAGGTTGGGGCTATGCTATCTTAATTTTATTTATGCTTGTTGGTTCTTCCAACGCTGTGAACTTAACAGATGGGTTAGATGGTTTATTAGCCGGTACGGCAGCTGTTGCATTTGGTGCATTTGGGATTTTAGCTTTTCAAGGCCATCCCCAGTTTGAAATTGCTGTATTCTCACTTGCCGTTGTAGGAGCATTATTAGGATTTCTTGTGTTTAATGCCCATCCAGCCAAGGTGTTTATGGGGGACACAGGTTCGCTTGCATTAGGAGGAGCCATAGGAGCAATCGCCATACTAACAAAGCTAGAAATTTTACTTATTATTATTGGCGGTGTATTTGTTCTAGAAACGCTATCTGTTATTATTCAAGTTATTTCATTTAAAACGACTGGAAAACGTGTATTTAAGATGAGTCCATTACACCACCATTATGAGTTAGTAGGTTGGTCTGAGTGGAGAGTAGTAACTACATTTTGGCTTGTGGCCATCTTGTTTGCAGCACTCGGTATTTACATTGAGGTGTGGCTATAA
- the murD gene encoding UDP-N-acetylmuramoyl-L-alanine--D-glutamate ligase codes for MKTLKNFPYQHVLVLGLAKSGEAAATLLHDSGIPVRVNDQKPYEENPQARALTQKGIEVVTGGHPLSVLDGIDYLVKNPGIPYTNPIVKEAELRGLPIVTEVELAYRLSEGPIIGITGSNGKTTTTTLTYEMLQESQRPVKLAGNIGKVSCEVAQSTTDEDTLVIELSSFQLIGTETFKPHIAVFLNLYEAHLDYHKTMEHYGYSKAQVFMNQDEDDYVIYNADHEDVTNYVKQAKSQRIPFSTTSFQPEGVWKDDEWLYLKQEKIVRLEDIMLVGAHNMENIMASVAAAKLSGATNDGITSVLKTFTGVKHRMQFVKELQGRTFYNDSKATNLLATSKALSAFDKPTILLAGGLDRGNEFDDLAPYLKNVRAMILFGETAPKLNELAQNNGIEQSIIVDNVKQAAEEAYRISNKGDVILLSPACASWDQYRTFEERGDMFMEAVHTLE; via the coding sequence ATGAAAACGTTAAAGAACTTCCCTTATCAGCATGTACTTGTACTAGGTCTTGCAAAGTCAGGAGAAGCTGCAGCAACTCTTCTTCATGATAGCGGAATCCCAGTACGAGTAAATGATCAAAAGCCATATGAAGAAAACCCTCAAGCTAGAGCTTTAACCCAAAAAGGGATTGAAGTCGTGACAGGTGGACATCCTCTTTCCGTTTTAGATGGAATTGATTATTTGGTGAAGAATCCCGGCATTCCTTATACAAATCCGATTGTTAAAGAAGCTGAATTACGTGGTCTTCCAATCGTTACGGAAGTTGAACTTGCCTATAGATTATCTGAAGGGCCTATTATAGGTATTACAGGATCCAATGGAAAGACAACAACGACAACATTGACCTATGAAATGCTTCAAGAAAGCCAAAGGCCAGTGAAGCTAGCTGGGAATATAGGAAAAGTTTCTTGTGAAGTTGCTCAATCCACTACTGATGAGGACACATTAGTTATTGAGCTTTCGTCATTTCAATTAATTGGGACTGAAACCTTTAAACCTCATATCGCGGTATTTTTAAATTTATATGAAGCTCATCTTGATTATCATAAAACAATGGAGCATTATGGATATTCCAAAGCTCAAGTGTTCATGAATCAAGATGAAGATGATTACGTCATTTATAATGCGGATCATGAGGACGTTACAAATTACGTAAAACAAGCGAAAAGTCAACGCATTCCATTCTCGACTACAAGTTTTCAGCCTGAAGGTGTTTGGAAAGATGATGAATGGTTGTATTTGAAACAAGAAAAAATTGTACGACTTGAGGATATTATGTTGGTAGGTGCTCATAATATGGAAAATATTATGGCATCTGTAGCAGCAGCAAAACTCTCTGGAGCAACAAATGATGGTATTACGAGCGTTTTAAAAACGTTCACAGGTGTTAAACATCGTATGCAATTTGTTAAAGAGCTTCAAGGGAGAACGTTTTATAATGATTCAAAAGCTACGAATCTACTTGCAACATCAAAAGCTTTATCTGCATTTGACAAACCAACGATCCTGTTAGCAGGTGGATTGGATAGAGGTAATGAATTTGATGATTTAGCTCCGTACTTGAAAAACGTTCGTGCCATGATCCTTTTTGGTGAAACAGCACCAAAACTTAATGAATTGGCTCAAAACAATGGAATAGAGCAATCGATCATAGTCGATAATGTTAAACAAGCAGCCGAAGAGGCGTACCGTATTTCGAATAAAGGCGATGTGATTCTTTTATCACCAGCATGTGCTAGTTGGGATCAATATCGTACTTTTGAAGAACGTGGAGACATGTTTATGGAAGCGGTGCATACATTAGAGTAG
- the spoVE gene encoding stage V sporulation protein E, producing MFRKNSGQNIKDAPDLLLMVVIFSLLLVGVIMVYSASAIWADYKFDDSFFFAKRQLLFAILGIVAMFGFMNVPYLSWRNISKILLLVCFVMLIAVLIPGVGMVRGGARSWIGVGAFSIQPSEFMKLGLIIFLARYLSENQKKITSFYKGFIPSLSLVFLAFGIIMLQPDLGTGVVLVGTCMLMIFVSGARISHFVGLGVLGVAGFAGLIISAPYRIQRITAFLNPWEDPLGAGFQIIQSLYAIGPGGLMGLGLGQSLQKFFYLPEPQTDFIFAILAEELGFIGGTFTLLLFFLLLWRGIRVALAAPDMFGSLLALGIVGMISIQVMINISVVTGLMPVTGITLPFLSYGGSSLTLTLCSVGILLNISRYAKL from the coding sequence ATGTTTCGGAAAAATAGTGGACAAAATATAAAAGATGCACCAGATCTTTTACTTATGGTCGTTATCTTTTCGCTTTTGTTAGTAGGCGTAATTATGGTTTATAGTGCATCAGCGATATGGGCTGATTATAAATTTGATGATTCCTTCTTCTTTGCTAAACGACAACTTTTGTTTGCTATTTTAGGGATTGTGGCTATGTTTGGATTTATGAATGTTCCTTATCTAAGTTGGCGTAATATTTCAAAGATACTCTTACTAGTATGTTTTGTTATGCTGATAGCTGTCCTTATCCCTGGGGTAGGAATGGTTCGAGGGGGAGCGCGGAGTTGGATTGGAGTAGGTGCCTTTAGTATTCAACCTTCAGAGTTTATGAAACTAGGTCTGATTATCTTTCTGGCTAGATATTTATCTGAGAATCAGAAAAAGATCACCTCGTTTTATAAAGGTTTCATTCCATCCTTATCGCTAGTGTTTTTAGCGTTTGGGATCATTATGTTACAACCAGACTTAGGAACAGGGGTTGTACTTGTGGGTACTTGTATGCTCATGATTTTTGTATCTGGTGCTCGGATTTCTCATTTTGTTGGACTAGGTGTTTTAGGGGTAGCTGGGTTTGCAGGGTTAATTATATCCGCACCTTATCGAATTCAACGTATAACAGCTTTCCTAAACCCGTGGGAAGATCCACTAGGTGCTGGGTTTCAAATTATTCAATCCTTATACGCAATTGGGCCTGGTGGATTAATGGGCCTTGGATTAGGACAAAGTCTACAAAAGTTTTTTTATCTTCCTGAACCTCAAACTGATTTTATATTTGCCATACTTGCGGAGGAGTTAGGTTTTATTGGTGGAACATTCACCTTACTGTTATTTTTCCTTCTGTTATGGCGAGGCATTCGAGTTGCCTTGGCAGCTCCTGATATGTTCGGTAGTTTGCTTGCTTTAGGTATTGTAGGCATGATTTCGATTCAGGTTATGATTAATATTAGTGTTGTGACAGGACTAATGCCCGTAACAGGCATCACACTTCCATTTTTAAGTTACGGAGGTTCATCCCTAACCCTTACGCTTTGTTCAGTTGGAATTCTTTTAAATATAAGTCGATATGCCAAACTTTAA
- a CDS encoding cell division protein FtsQ/DivIB gives MAEKKIVSIEDRIPKLKEKRKKKANRRLVLYLSLFFLLIVVILYLQSSLSNVSTINVKGNTNIKKETIVSLSGLSTEDNFWKVDTDAIQKKVNEHSEVNSVKVEKDFPSTISIQVNEFERVGYVQKNGAYYPILETGESLTSYSLSSPGSDAPLLRGWEKQTYLEEMTRELRQLPSSVTRQISELYWTPTEKNPYKIHLYMNDGFEVEASIRNFSENMRTYPSIVSQLDPGQKGIIHIDVGAYFEAYPSSEAEGESNNEDNR, from the coding sequence ATGGCAGAGAAGAAAATTGTATCTATAGAAGATCGTATACCGAAACTCAAAGAAAAACGTAAAAAAAAGGCAAACCGACGACTCGTCTTGTATTTGTCTCTTTTCTTTTTACTGATTGTAGTCATACTATATCTTCAATCATCCTTAAGCAATGTAAGTACCATAAACGTTAAGGGAAATACAAACATAAAAAAGGAAACGATTGTATCTTTGAGTGGGTTATCAACCGAAGATAACTTTTGGAAAGTTGATACAGATGCAATACAAAAGAAAGTTAACGAGCATTCAGAAGTCAACTCCGTTAAAGTTGAAAAGGACTTTCCATCAACAATTTCCATTCAAGTGAATGAATTTGAACGAGTAGGTTATGTACAAAAAAATGGGGCTTATTATCCGATCCTTGAAACAGGAGAGAGTTTAACCTCATATAGTCTTTCTTCTCCTGGTAGTGATGCACCATTGTTAAGAGGATGGGAAAAACAGACGTACTTAGAAGAAATGACTCGTGAACTAAGGCAGTTACCAAGCAGTGTAACTAGACAAATCTCTGAATTGTACTGGACACCTACAGAGAAGAACCCTTATAAAATTCATTTATACATGAATGACGGGTTTGAAGTCGAAGCATCCATTCGAAATTTTTCTGAGAACATGAGAACCTATCCATCGATTGTGTCTCAATTAGATCCAGGTCAAAAAGGAATAATCCATATTGATGTAGGAGCTTATTTTGAGGCCTATCCAAGTTCAGAGGCTGAGGGAGAGAGCAATAATGAAGATAACCGGTAA
- a CDS encoding DUF881 domain-containing protein codes for MKITGKHVIISLVLLVSGFLVAFSYQQTKNNAQVVQMSDDQLEKDYYYRQQLIDIEAQNKELREEVEMKKDRIQNLEDQLANQEQKVGNYVEEKKKLQKLTGDLPVEGPGVEVQLRDADYVPTEENANQYIVHESHIHKVVNELLSAGADAIAINGQRLLKESYIACIGPVVSVDGVQHPAPFVITAIGDPEVLMPSLQLTHGVVDQLVNDNVEVTLQERDRISMPAQMTGEG; via the coding sequence ATGAAGATAACCGGTAAGCATGTTATTATCTCCTTAGTTTTACTAGTCTCAGGTTTTTTAGTAGCGTTTAGCTATCAACAAACCAAAAACAATGCTCAAGTTGTGCAAATGAGCGATGATCAGCTTGAAAAAGATTACTATTACAGGCAGCAGCTTATTGATATTGAAGCACAAAATAAAGAGCTTCGTGAAGAAGTCGAAATGAAAAAAGACCGAATTCAGAACCTTGAAGATCAGTTGGCTAATCAGGAACAGAAGGTTGGGAATTACGTAGAGGAAAAAAAGAAACTACAAAAACTAACCGGAGACCTTCCAGTAGAGGGGCCTGGAGTTGAAGTGCAACTTCGTGACGCAGACTATGTCCCCACGGAAGAAAATGCTAATCAATATATTGTTCACGAAAGTCACATTCACAAAGTAGTTAACGAATTACTATCAGCAGGGGCAGATGCAATTGCGATAAATGGTCAACGACTCCTGAAAGAAAGTTATATAGCCTGTATCGGTCCTGTTGTATCAGTGGATGGTGTTCAACATCCTGCGCCATTTGTTATCACAGCTATAGGAGATCCAGAAGTATTAATGCCTAGTTTACAATTAACCCATGGAGTAGTGGATCAACTTGTAAACGATAATGTAGAAGTTACCTTGCAAGAAAGAGATCGTATATCCATGCCTGCTCAAATGACAGGGGAGGGGTGA
- a CDS encoding DUF881 domain-containing protein yields the protein MSLRYKILFSIIFASVGFMIAIQFQSTQNTVKRDTRDLWEVRKELQNQQKVQQQLYNKIAELDEMIAQYEGQTQSAKVETLKESIQVLKRDAGLTEVSGEGIVIKVTPIFQNIDSEQTYPSVSPGLLHRLINELNTYGASDIAISSERITNVSPIRDVNGHTYVNNHPIPPLPITIKVLSENASRLLDYMQVSQSKDDFAIENLELEMSKREELTLPAYEQVPKLKYVEVEKREIGES from the coding sequence GTGAGCCTACGATACAAGATTTTATTTTCTATCATATTTGCAAGCGTTGGTTTTATGATCGCCATTCAGTTCCAAAGTACCCAGAACACAGTAAAACGAGATACTCGTGACTTGTGGGAAGTACGGAAGGAATTACAGAATCAGCAAAAAGTTCAACAACAATTGTACAACAAAATTGCAGAATTGGATGAAATGATTGCACAGTATGAAGGCCAAACCCAATCAGCTAAAGTAGAAACCTTAAAAGAATCTATTCAAGTTCTCAAAAGGGACGCCGGACTTACCGAAGTTTCAGGCGAAGGAATTGTTATTAAGGTCACACCCATTTTTCAAAACATTGATTCAGAGCAAACTTATCCAAGTGTATCACCAGGACTCTTACACCGATTAATCAATGAATTGAATACATACGGAGCTTCTGACATTGCCATTTCTAGTGAGCGTATTACCAATGTGTCACCAATACGAGATGTAAATGGGCACACATATGTAAATAATCATCCTATACCGCCATTGCCGATAACAATTAAAGTATTATCAGAAAATGCGAGTAGGCTTTTGGATTACATGCAAGTTAGCCAATCAAAAGATGATTTTGCCATTGAAAACCTAGAATTAGAAATGTCAAAAAGAGAAGAGCTGACATTACCAGCATATGAGCAAGTACCTAAGTTGAAATATGTAGAAGTTGAGAAAAGAGAAATAGGTGAATCGTAA
- a CDS encoding small basic family protein, with protein MWLPVLFLLIGLTLGLLTDFQVPEEYADYLSIAVLAAFDTLLGGIRAHLEGKFDQRVFVSGFFFNVSLAALLAFLGVQLGIDLYLAAVFAFGVRLFQNIALIRRYMIERSRKKKEDEKNRRK; from the coding sequence ATGTGGCTTCCGGTTTTATTTTTACTCATTGGTTTAACTTTAGGATTATTAACAGATTTTCAAGTTCCTGAAGAATATGCAGATTATCTTTCTATTGCTGTTCTTGCAGCGTTTGATACATTGTTAGGCGGAATACGGGCTCATTTAGAAGGAAAGTTTGACCAACGAGTTTTTGTATCTGGTTTTTTCTTTAACGTATCTTTAGCTGCTCTTTTAGCTTTTCTTGGGGTTCAACTAGGAATTGATTTATATTTAGCAGCTGTATTCGCTTTTGGAGTTCGATTATTTCAAAATATAGCTTTGATTAGAAGGTATATGATTGAACGAAGTAGAAAAAAGAAGGAAGATGAAAAAAACAGAAGAAAATAA
- the ftsA gene encoding cell division protein FtsA, which translates to MNNNDILVSLDIGTSKIKVIIGEVMNDSLNIIGVGTAASNGMKKGAIVDIDQTVQSIRSAVEQAERMVGMQINRVVVGINGNHIQLQPCHGVVAVQSENREIDEEDINRVLDAAQVMSIPPEREIIDVIPQQFIVDGLDEITDPRGMIGVRLEMEGTIITCSKTVLHNILKCVERANLEVLDICLQPLAAGSVALSKDEKNLGVALIDIGGGCTTISVFEQGTLQGTSVVPLGGDNITKDLSIGMRTSTEEAEDIKRNYGHAFFDEAQEDESFDVSIIGSDRKQSFNQLQLSDMIEARLEEIYAFIEQEIRRMGYRELPGGMVLTGGVLSMPGCLDLAQDVFQANVRIAIPDYIGVREPQFTSGVGILQFAYHNAKIQGKELFPAVTIEEPEAKVKKQKKPTTQKEPKKEKESGLSNLIKYFFD; encoded by the coding sequence TTGAACAACAATGATATATTAGTCAGTCTTGACATAGGTACATCAAAAATAAAAGTCATTATTGGCGAAGTGATGAATGATTCATTAAATATTATCGGGGTAGGAACAGCTGCCTCTAACGGCATGAAAAAAGGTGCAATTGTTGACATAGATCAAACCGTGCAGTCCATACGTAGTGCTGTAGAACAAGCAGAACGCATGGTTGGAATGCAAATTAATCGTGTGGTCGTAGGGATCAACGGTAATCATATTCAATTACAACCTTGTCATGGTGTCGTTGCAGTACAAAGTGAAAATCGAGAAATTGATGAGGAAGATATCAATCGTGTGCTAGATGCAGCTCAGGTGATGTCAATTCCACCAGAGAGAGAAATTATTGACGTAATTCCTCAGCAATTTATTGTGGATGGGTTAGATGAGATTACAGACCCACGCGGCATGATTGGGGTTCGTCTAGAAATGGAAGGGACCATCATAACGTGTTCTAAAACGGTCTTACATAACATCTTAAAATGTGTGGAGCGAGCAAACCTTGAAGTCTTAGACATTTGCTTGCAACCACTAGCAGCTGGTTCTGTAGCTCTTTCAAAAGATGAAAAGAACTTGGGTGTTGCGTTAATTGATATTGGCGGAGGTTGTACAACCATATCCGTATTTGAACAAGGTACATTACAAGGAACAAGTGTCGTACCTCTTGGTGGAGATAACATTACCAAGGACTTATCGATTGGGATGCGCACTTCTACAGAAGAAGCAGAAGATATTAAACGCAATTATGGACATGCATTCTTTGACGAAGCTCAAGAGGATGAATCTTTTGACGTCTCCATCATCGGTAGTGATAGGAAACAATCATTTAACCAATTACAATTATCTGATATGATTGAAGCAAGGCTAGAAGAGATTTATGCATTTATTGAGCAAGAAATTCGTCGAATGGGATATCGTGAACTCCCAGGAGGCATGGTCTTAACTGGTGGCGTGTTGAGCATGCCAGGCTGTTTAGATCTTGCCCAAGATGTATTTCAGGCAAATGTCAGAATTGCTATCCCTGATTACATAGGTGTTAGAGAACCGCAATTCACCTCTGGAGTAGGGATTTTACAGTTCGCATATCACAATGCAAAAATTCAAGGAAAAGAATTATTCCCAGCAGTAACTATTGAAGAACCTGAAGCAAAAGTTAAAAAACAAAAGAAGCCAACTACTCAAAAGGAACCTAAGAAAGAAAAAGAATCAGGATTATCTAATTTGATTAAATACTTTTTCGATTAA
- the ftsZ gene encoding cell division protein FtsZ, with protein sequence MLEFDTNMDQLATIKVVGIGGGGSNAVNRMIEHGVQGVEFIAVNTDAQALNLSKAEVKMQIGTKLTRGLGAGANPEVGRKAAEESKEQIEEALQGADMVFVTAGMGGGTGTGAAPVIAQVAKEIGALTVGVVTRPFMFEGRKRSNQAAGGIDALKSNVDTLIVIPNDRLLEIVDKNTPMLEAFREADNVLRQGVQGISDLIATPGLINVDFADVKTIMADKGSALMGIGIATGESRAVEAAKKAISSPLLETSIDGAHGVLMNITGGANLSLYEVQEAADIVTSAADQEVNVIFGSVINENLKDEIVVTVIATGFDESQLEAERKGQGRPSINTQQQQQQQQPTEKKQRVEPKQRDMQTSGQPSGSNNQKNFQEEETLDIPTFLRNRNRRR encoded by the coding sequence ATGTTAGAGTTTGATACAAATATGGATCAATTAGCAACCATAAAAGTTGTTGGAATTGGTGGCGGCGGTAGTAATGCCGTTAACCGTATGATTGAGCACGGTGTTCAAGGCGTTGAATTCATCGCTGTCAATACAGATGCACAAGCTTTAAATCTATCAAAAGCAGAAGTGAAGATGCAAATCGGAACGAAGCTTACACGAGGTTTAGGTGCAGGTGCGAACCCGGAAGTGGGTCGAAAAGCTGCTGAAGAAAGCAAAGAGCAGATTGAGGAAGCTTTACAAGGAGCAGATATGGTCTTCGTTACTGCTGGAATGGGAGGCGGCACAGGTACAGGTGCTGCACCCGTTATTGCGCAAGTAGCGAAAGAAATAGGTGCTCTTACAGTAGGCGTTGTAACTCGTCCATTCATGTTCGAAGGACGTAAACGTTCCAACCAAGCTGCGGGAGGTATTGACGCATTAAAGAGTAATGTAGACACATTAATTGTGATTCCAAATGATCGCTTACTTGAAATCGTTGATAAGAATACACCAATGCTTGAAGCATTCCGTGAAGCGGATAATGTATTACGTCAAGGTGTACAAGGTATTTCAGACCTTATTGCGACTCCAGGTCTCATTAACGTAGACTTTGCCGACGTGAAGACAATCATGGCAGATAAAGGTTCAGCCCTAATGGGTATCGGAATTGCTACTGGCGAAAGTCGAGCGGTAGAAGCTGCCAAAAAAGCTATTTCATCACCATTGCTTGAAACATCTATTGATGGTGCACATGGTGTCCTAATGAACATTACAGGTGGAGCAAACCTAAGCTTGTATGAAGTTCAAGAAGCGGCTGACATCGTAACATCCGCAGCTGACCAAGAAGTTAACGTGATCTTCGGTTCAGTAATTAACGAGAACTTAAAAGATGAGATTGTTGTAACGGTTATTGCGACAGGTTTTGATGAAAGTCAACTTGAAGCTGAGAGAAAAGGACAGGGTCGTCCATCTATCAATACTCAGCAGCAGCAACAGCAACAACAGCCAACTGAGAAAAAGCAGCGCGTAGAACCAAAACAGCGTGATATGCAAACATCTGGACAACCATCCGGATCTAATAACCAAAAGAACTTCCAAGAGGAAGAAACATTAGACATTCCAACGTTCTTGCGTAACCGTAATCGCAGACGATAA